A part of Gemmatimonas groenlandica genomic DNA contains:
- a CDS encoding AcvB/VirJ family lysyl-phosphatidylglycerol hydrolase encodes MSRLDTTVRRPVFLDPTGRRWRRVRGVIALSGVVTTLLVGYLLVGILAPPLLPGWVAPRALVKPHAVDARARRRLFSRLSRTDAATGTRRDVATALLKSTARATPLRAAFFVNWDDDAYQSLSHHAGDLDWVITEWGFLRTNDLALQWRTDPRVLPLVRRLPAAQQPRVLAMITNVDSGGRAFSGQRVSHLLHDAAARTRFVNDAVAFVDTNHLGGIVLDLELVPSRETPAIGALLRALRARLHRTGAVVAVTAAADADATTLRQYGADADVVIAMLYDEHSDRDDPGPVASQPWFTATAERVLTLVPAAKVMLAFGAFGYAWNDAVPAQPAEAVTYAEALAAARHHGVRPQWDRQALEPVISWTDADSTDHVLWYLDATTNWNAMQRTTSLGAAGAALWRLGAEDPAIWRVFGKHVHQEAWEELGVQPPGYGVDMQGDGELLRVTSHPTAGTRALTHDSLSGLITDVRTLSMPQPWTVERTGAAHPHRVALTFDDGPDGDWTPAILDTLRSRHATAAFFVIGDQVQSHLAITRRIAAEGHEIGSHTFSHPDLSRVSPFGTRLELDATARLLEAVVGRRSLLFRPPYFGDAEPTTIDELAPVEIATSLGYLTTGVHIDSDDWRRPGVAAIVARTLAQRSRGNVILLHDGGGDRAQTVAAIGPLIDSLRARGDTIGSIGALVDAPASVMMPPLTPDAARRRWIAFTGYAVVGSVEWCIGALFTVAVTLGVARLLLICLLALRERFAPKHATMDARRLAVDATPYAPSFSPSVSVLVPAHNEQAVVVETVRSLLAQRYDGLLDVIVIDDGSLDDTYALTRNTFAGDERVLVLTKRNGGKASALNHGMTRARGEILVGLDADTVFEPDTIARLVAPLADVRVGAVAGNAKVGNRINLVTRWQAIEYITSQNLERRAFAALNAITVVPGAVGAWRATAVRDAGGFSEDTLAEDQDLTIALRRRGWRIAFADDAIAWTEAPDTLRLLARQRFRWCFGTLQCAWKHRDTLLRPRYGTLGTIAMLNTWVFQLCLTALSPLADLLFLFSLLSVGMIVRTHGATYGRADLQHLLSVYAVFNVVDIGVAMLALLMERGEDRRLAWLVVLQRFAYRQVMYWVVLRSVLAAFRGRLVGWGTLERKATVSAATLTASLTAAVGGALVAAGVLSIVPRTLTAQSAKSDQQIIASLPITEVPATSGNTLAIFWTGDGGWQELVSETARHLAQRGVAVVGINSRSWLTSGTRTPQDASVATAALIRHYTATWGRERVLLLGYSRGAGFAPFIYNRLPVELQARVELVGMLGMEPTASFEFHLIDLVRSVSRPTDLPARPELDRIRHPAMLCMYGQHEAGTLCPSLDTNRYTVRERPGDHHFDRDYGAIADQILAARPP; translated from the coding sequence ATGTCCAGACTCGATACTACCGTCCGTCGCCCGGTCTTCCTCGATCCAACGGGACGTCGCTGGCGTCGCGTACGCGGCGTCATCGCCCTCAGTGGCGTCGTCACCACGCTGCTCGTTGGCTATCTATTGGTGGGGATTCTGGCGCCGCCGCTCTTACCCGGCTGGGTCGCACCGCGAGCGCTGGTCAAACCCCACGCGGTCGATGCGCGGGCGCGGCGTCGCCTGTTCAGTCGCCTCAGTCGCACCGATGCGGCGACGGGCACTCGACGCGACGTCGCGACCGCGCTGCTGAAATCCACCGCCCGCGCGACACCGCTGCGCGCCGCGTTCTTCGTGAATTGGGACGACGATGCCTACCAGTCGCTCTCCCATCACGCAGGCGACCTCGATTGGGTGATCACCGAATGGGGCTTTCTCCGCACCAATGATCTGGCGCTGCAATGGCGTACCGACCCACGCGTGCTCCCGCTGGTGCGCCGCCTACCAGCGGCGCAGCAACCGCGCGTGCTCGCCATGATCACCAACGTCGACAGTGGGGGACGCGCCTTCTCAGGGCAGCGTGTCTCACACCTGCTGCACGACGCCGCGGCGCGCACGCGCTTCGTGAACGACGCGGTGGCCTTCGTGGATACGAACCACCTCGGCGGCATCGTGCTCGATCTTGAGCTGGTGCCGTCACGTGAGACACCGGCGATTGGTGCACTGCTGCGCGCGTTGCGCGCCCGCCTGCATCGCACCGGCGCGGTGGTCGCCGTCACTGCAGCAGCGGACGCCGACGCGACGACCCTGCGTCAATACGGCGCCGATGCCGATGTCGTGATCGCGATGCTGTACGACGAGCACAGTGACCGCGACGATCCGGGGCCGGTCGCCAGCCAGCCGTGGTTCACCGCCACCGCGGAGCGCGTGCTAACACTGGTGCCAGCGGCGAAGGTCATGCTGGCGTTCGGCGCGTTCGGTTACGCCTGGAACGATGCCGTGCCAGCGCAGCCCGCCGAGGCGGTCACGTACGCGGAGGCGCTGGCGGCCGCGAGACACCATGGCGTGCGGCCACAGTGGGATCGACAGGCACTGGAGCCGGTGATCAGTTGGACCGACGCCGATTCCACCGATCACGTGCTCTGGTATCTCGATGCCACGACGAATTGGAACGCGATGCAGCGGACCACGTCGCTCGGCGCCGCCGGCGCGGCCTTGTGGCGACTCGGGGCCGAAGATCCCGCGATCTGGCGCGTCTTCGGAAAGCATGTGCATCAGGAGGCGTGGGAGGAGCTCGGCGTACAGCCGCCGGGCTATGGCGTCGACATGCAGGGCGACGGGGAGCTGCTGCGCGTCACGTCGCATCCCACGGCCGGGACGCGCGCGCTCACGCACGACAGCCTGTCGGGGCTGATCACAGATGTCCGCACGCTGTCCATGCCGCAGCCGTGGACCGTTGAGCGGACCGGCGCCGCCCATCCCCACCGGGTGGCCCTCACGTTCGACGATGGACCCGACGGAGACTGGACGCCGGCCATCCTCGACACGCTGCGCTCGCGGCACGCCACCGCCGCGTTCTTCGTGATCGGTGATCAGGTGCAGTCTCATCTGGCAATCACGCGGCGCATTGCGGCCGAGGGTCATGAGATCGGATCGCACACGTTCTCGCACCCCGATCTCTCGCGCGTCTCGCCGTTCGGCACCCGCCTCGAACTCGATGCCACCGCACGGCTCCTGGAAGCCGTCGTCGGTCGTCGCAGTCTGCTGTTCCGCCCTCCGTACTTCGGCGATGCCGAACCGACCACGATCGACGAACTGGCTCCGGTGGAGATCGCGACCTCGCTCGGCTACCTCACCACGGGGGTGCATATCGACAGCGACGACTGGCGACGGCCGGGCGTAGCCGCCATCGTCGCGCGCACGCTGGCGCAGCGGTCGCGCGGCAACGTCATCCTGCTGCATGATGGCGGTGGCGACCGCGCGCAGACCGTCGCGGCGATCGGTCCGCTGATCGATTCGCTGCGGGCCCGCGGTGATACCATCGGCAGCATCGGCGCCTTGGTCGATGCACCGGCAAGCGTGATGATGCCACCGCTCACGCCCGACGCCGCCCGCCGGCGTTGGATCGCGTTCACCGGCTACGCGGTGGTGGGTAGCGTCGAATGGTGCATCGGCGCGCTGTTCACAGTCGCCGTGACGCTGGGCGTCGCGCGCCTGCTACTGATCTGCCTCCTCGCGCTGCGCGAACGGTTCGCGCCGAAGCATGCGACGATGGACGCACGGCGACTCGCCGTAGACGCGACGCCATACGCACCGTCATTCTCGCCGTCGGTGTCCGTGCTCGTCCCGGCCCACAACGAGCAGGCCGTCGTGGTGGAAACCGTGCGCAGCCTACTGGCGCAACGATACGATGGCCTGCTCGACGTGATTGTCATCGACGACGGGTCACTCGACGACACCTATGCACTGACACGCAACACCTTCGCCGGCGACGAGCGCGTGCTGGTGCTCACCAAGCGCAACGGCGGCAAAGCGTCCGCCCTCAATCATGGCATGACCCGCGCCCGCGGAGAGATCCTCGTGGGTCTCGACGCCGACACCGTGTTCGAGCCCGACACCATTGCACGACTGGTGGCACCGTTGGCCGACGTGCGCGTCGGCGCAGTGGCCGGGAATGCGAAGGTCGGCAACCGGATCAACCTCGTGACGCGCTGGCAGGCCATCGAGTACATCACGAGCCAGAATCTCGAGCGGCGCGCGTTTGCCGCCTTGAACGCCATTACCGTGGTGCCCGGCGCGGTCGGCGCCTGGAGGGCGACTGCAGTGCGCGATGCCGGCGGCTTTTCGGAGGATACGCTGGCCGAGGATCAGGACCTCACGATCGCACTGCGGCGTCGTGGCTGGCGCATTGCCTTTGCCGACGATGCAATCGCCTGGACCGAAGCGCCCGACACACTGCGCTTACTGGCCCGCCAGCGTTTCCGTTGGTGCTTCGGCACACTGCAGTGCGCCTGGAAGCATCGGGACACTCTCTTACGTCCGCGATACGGCACGCTTGGCACCATCGCGATGCTGAACACCTGGGTCTTTCAGTTGTGCCTGACCGCGCTGTCACCGCTCGCCGACCTGCTGTTCCTGTTCAGCCTCCTCTCGGTCGGCATGATCGTCCGTACACACGGCGCCACCTACGGGCGCGCGGACCTGCAGCATCTGCTCTCGGTCTACGCTGTGTTCAATGTCGTCGATATCGGCGTCGCGATGCTCGCACTGCTGATGGAGCGCGGCGAGGACCGTCGACTGGCTTGGCTGGTGGTCCTGCAGCGATTCGCCTATCGACAGGTGATGTACTGGGTCGTGCTCCGGTCGGTGCTCGCGGCGTTTCGCGGACGCCTGGTCGGCTGGGGCACGCTCGAGCGCAAAGCCACGGTCAGCGCCGCGACGCTCACCGCCTCTCTCACGGCGGCAGTTGGCGGCGCGCTGGTGGCGGCTGGTGTCCTCTCGATCGTGCCGCGCACGCTCACGGCGCAGTCGGCGAAGTCGGATCAGCAGATCATCGCGTCGCTGCCAATCACCGAGGTGCCCGCGACCTCAGGCAATACCCTCGCCATCTTCTGGACCGGCGACGGCGGATGGCAGGAACTGGTGTCGGAAACCGCCAGGCACCTCGCGCAGCGTGGGGTGGCCGTCGTCGGCATCAACTCTCGGAGTTGGCTCACCTCTGGCACGCGCACGCCTCAGGACGCCAGCGTGGCCACGGCCGCGCTGATCCGGCACTACACCGCCACGTGGGGACGCGAACGCGTGCTCCTGCTCGGATACTCGCGCGGTGCGGGTTTCGCGCCGTTCATCTACAATCGCCTTCCCGTCGAGCTGCAGGCCCGGGTTGAGCTGGTCGGCATGCTCGGCATGGAGCCGACGGCGAGCTTCGAGTTCCACCTCATCGACCTCGTACGCTCCGTGAGCCGCCCCACCGACCTGCCGGCGCGACCCGAGCTCGATCGTATCCGACACCCCGCCATGCTCTGCATGTACGGTCAACATGAAGCCGGTACTCTCTGTCCCTCGCTCGATACCAATCGCTACACCGTGAGGGAGCGCCCGGGGGACCATCACTTCGACCGCGACTACGGCGCCATCGCCGACCAGATCCTGGCCGCCCGGCCGCCTTGA
- a CDS encoding surface-adhesin E family protein has protein sequence MTSITHFTPRMSLRRISRFVALSSLAVIALSSREASAQAPKPIGLIKGGTVLLESKSVKRDGGIITAPLRVQFHKPTKVPGGNWYSSRTLLLLDCRKQVVAVKENWYYSDAKGTKVAQHKEVGIPGYATPLPGSMPKVALDHLCQTK, from the coding sequence ATGACTTCGATCACCCACTTCACGCCGAGGATGTCGTTGCGCCGCATCTCTCGCTTCGTTGCGCTGTCGTCACTCGCCGTGATCGCGCTGTCGTCGCGCGAGGCATCAGCGCAGGCACCCAAGCCGATCGGGCTGATCAAAGGCGGCACGGTGCTGCTCGAGTCCAAGTCGGTGAAGCGCGACGGGGGCATCATCACCGCCCCGCTGCGTGTGCAGTTCCACAAGCCCACCAAGGTACCAGGCGGCAATTGGTACAGCTCGCGCACACTGCTCTTGCTCGACTGCCGCAAACAGGTCGTCGCCGTGAAGGAGAACTGGTATTACAGCGACGCCAAGGGGACGAAAGTGGCCCAGCACAAGGAAGTCGGAATCCCGGGATACGCCACACCCCTGCCCGGATCCATGCCGAAGGTCGCCCTCGACCATCTCTGTCAGACCAAGTAG
- the mprF gene encoding bifunctional lysylphosphatidylglycerol flippase/synthetase MprF has translation MRPSSSRGWLAPSVMLLLLVASIVMLHRELAGVGTLRIRESLTAIPSSALLLAVGLTVLAYLLLSGYDLLALRYVDAGIGLTRTVLTSLIAYALSQTLGFPLFTGGAVRVRYWSMWGLSGPEIARATSFVSATFAVGVAAVCGLALLLEPTPLLALWHVPALPARAVGALLLLSVIGYALWTVERGGGVLSWRRWDIPIPPPTLALAQIALGLLDWSVAGLVAYVLLPAGHALTPLAFLGVFALAQFVGVMSHVPGGIGVFETVMLLALRGSAPPAQLLGALLAYRAIYYLLPFAAGLLTLTAIEMYQYRSRVPAFVGAATTSATAALGLAQRVAIVLQPLLPSTIAISTFIGGALLLFSGATPAAHGRVHALTAVLPLGLVELSHFAGSLAGVGLLVLAAALRRRLDAAWGATVVLLSLGIAASLLKGLDWEEASVLAVVLVAVVMSRRAFYRPTTLTADVLTPGWMIAVIGVVTTSVWLGMLTYRHVDYSHAMWWEFAAHGNAPRFLRASAGAIVAVFAAGLWLLFRPAALEPVLPSADELSRAEAIIHRVPESTPALALLGDKALLFSDRGDAFVMYGVSGRSWIAMGDPVGVPARFPDVAWRFKEEADAHGAIPVFYQVTPSRLPLYVDLGMTLLKLGEEAVVPLDTFSVDGADHRWMRRVLKESEKHQLCFEIVPPDQVPALLPVLRAISDAWLRGKTTREKGFSLGRFDDAYLRHFPMALVHAPSANGAPGSQIVAFANLWAGQDGGELSPDLMRRSADAPKGTMDFLFVQLMLWGKAHGYRSCNIGMAPLAGLRDTALARPELAPLWARAGAFLYGRGDSFYNFQGLRAFKEKFSPVWEPRYLASPGGIALPRVLTNVASLIAGGVGGIVRK, from the coding sequence ATGCGTCCTTCGTCTTCTCGCGGATGGCTCGCGCCATCGGTCATGCTGCTGTTGCTGGTGGCGTCGATCGTCATGCTGCACCGCGAACTCGCCGGTGTGGGTACCCTGCGCATCCGCGAGTCGCTGACGGCGATCCCGTCGTCAGCGCTTCTACTCGCCGTCGGGCTGACCGTGTTGGCCTATCTGCTGCTGAGCGGATACGACCTCTTGGCGTTGCGTTACGTCGATGCGGGGATCGGTCTCACACGAACGGTTCTCACGTCATTGATCGCATACGCGCTCAGTCAAACACTCGGCTTCCCGTTATTCACCGGCGGTGCCGTGCGCGTGCGCTACTGGAGCATGTGGGGACTGTCCGGGCCCGAGATCGCGCGCGCCACGAGTTTCGTGAGTGCGACATTCGCCGTGGGTGTGGCCGCGGTGTGCGGGTTGGCGCTGTTGTTGGAGCCGACGCCCTTGCTGGCGCTCTGGCACGTACCGGCGCTCCCCGCTCGCGCGGTCGGCGCGCTCCTGTTGCTGAGCGTGATCGGCTATGCGCTCTGGACTGTGGAACGGGGAGGTGGCGTGCTCTCGTGGCGTCGCTGGGATATTCCCATTCCCCCGCCGACACTCGCGCTCGCGCAGATTGCGCTCGGTCTGCTCGACTGGAGCGTGGCCGGCCTGGTCGCCTATGTGCTGCTGCCCGCTGGGCACGCACTTACGCCGCTGGCCTTTCTGGGCGTGTTCGCCCTGGCGCAGTTCGTCGGGGTGATGAGTCACGTTCCCGGCGGGATCGGTGTGTTCGAAACCGTGATGCTGCTGGCGCTTCGCGGAAGCGCACCGCCGGCGCAGTTGCTGGGCGCGCTCCTCGCCTATCGCGCGATCTACTATCTGTTGCCGTTTGCGGCGGGACTGCTCACACTCACGGCGATCGAGATGTACCAATATCGATCGCGCGTGCCCGCATTCGTGGGCGCCGCAACGACATCGGCCACAGCGGCCCTTGGTCTCGCGCAGCGGGTAGCCATCGTGCTGCAGCCATTGCTGCCGAGTACGATCGCCATCAGCACGTTCATCGGCGGTGCACTGCTGTTGTTCTCCGGCGCCACTCCGGCAGCGCACGGACGGGTGCACGCGCTCACGGCGGTCCTGCCGCTCGGACTCGTCGAGCTCAGTCACTTTGCCGGGAGTCTCGCCGGCGTCGGGCTGCTGGTGCTCGCCGCTGCGCTGCGGCGACGTCTCGATGCGGCATGGGGGGCGACGGTGGTGCTGCTGAGCCTGGGCATCGCGGCGTCGCTGCTCAAGGGTCTCGATTGGGAGGAGGCCTCAGTGCTCGCGGTGGTGCTCGTGGCGGTGGTGATGTCGCGGCGGGCGTTCTACCGTCCGACGACCCTCACCGCCGACGTGCTCACACCGGGATGGATGATCGCAGTGATCGGCGTCGTCACGACCAGCGTGTGGCTGGGGATGCTGACGTATCGACACGTCGACTACTCGCACGCCATGTGGTGGGAGTTTGCGGCACACGGCAACGCGCCACGCTTTCTACGCGCGAGCGCCGGCGCGATCGTGGCGGTGTTCGCGGCCGGCCTCTGGTTGCTGTTCCGTCCGGCCGCACTCGAGCCGGTGCTGCCCTCGGCCGACGAGCTGTCACGGGCGGAGGCGATCATCCATCGCGTACCGGAATCCACGCCGGCGCTCGCCTTGCTCGGCGACAAGGCACTGCTCTTCAGCGATCGCGGCGATGCGTTCGTGATGTACGGCGTGTCCGGTCGCAGCTGGATCGCCATGGGAGATCCGGTGGGTGTACCGGCACGGTTTCCCGACGTGGCATGGCGATTTAAGGAGGAAGCGGACGCGCATGGTGCGATCCCGGTGTTCTATCAGGTGACGCCGAGTCGGCTGCCGCTCTACGTCGATCTGGGCATGACGCTGCTCAAGCTGGGCGAGGAAGCGGTGGTGCCACTCGACACGTTTTCGGTGGACGGCGCAGACCATCGCTGGATGCGGCGTGTGCTGAAGGAAAGCGAGAAGCACCAGCTATGCTTCGAGATCGTACCACCCGACCAGGTGCCGGCGCTTTTACCCGTGCTACGCGCGATTTCTGATGCGTGGCTGCGCGGGAAGACCACGCGCGAGAAGGGATTCTCGCTCGGGCGCTTCGACGACGCGTATCTGCGACACTTTCCCATGGCGCTGGTCCATGCGCCGAGCGCGAACGGCGCGCCAGGTTCGCAGATCGTGGCGTTCGCCAACCTCTGGGCCGGTCAGGACGGTGGTGAGCTGTCGCCCGACTTGATGCGCCGTTCCGCCGACGCGCCGAAGGGCACGATGGACTTCCTGTTCGTGCAGCTGATGCTGTGGGGCAAGGCGCATGGGTACCGCTCGTGCAACATCGGCATGGCGCCGCTGGCCGGCCTGCGCGACACGGCGTTGGCACGGCCGGAGTTGGCGCCACTCTGGGCCCGCGCCGGCGCGTTTCTGTATGGCCGCGGCGATTCGTTCTACAACTTCCAGGGGCTGCGCGCCTTCAAGGAGAAGTTCTCGCCGGTCTGGGAGCCGCGCTATCTCGCGTCGCCGGGTGGGATTGCATTGCCGCGCGTGCTGACGAACGTGGCGTCACTGATTGCCGGCGGCGTCGGTGGAATCGTACGGAAATAG
- a CDS encoding Fumble domain-containing protein, producing the protein MTDGSMRPAAASFAAASFAAAIDFGASNTDVVVRDGSATRHWTLPSEGQPDEARVRRVLDAGGVSPRDLEWIAVTGGNRTMLPQSIDDRMLHRVDEVKAIGHGGLALANLESALVTSAGSGTACVAATTNSAHHVTGTGVGGGTLVGLGRLLLGTVDPHEIDALAQQGSDTTHNLTIAEVLGGAIGSLPPETTAVNFGRVARHPVEASREDTAAALVNMVGQVIAVIAINAARAQQLPHVVIVGHLADLKSIRRTFGLVAKFYGATILTPQAGGSATAVGALLSTERILRTGA; encoded by the coding sequence GTGACCGACGGATCGATGCGCCCCGCCGCTGCGAGCTTCGCCGCTGCGAGCTTCGCCGCTGCGATCGACTTCGGGGCCAGCAACACCGATGTGGTCGTGCGCGACGGCAGCGCGACGCGGCACTGGACGCTGCCGAGCGAAGGGCAGCCCGATGAAGCGCGGGTTAGGCGCGTGCTCGACGCCGGTGGGGTGTCGCCACGCGATCTGGAGTGGATCGCCGTGACCGGTGGGAATCGCACGATGCTCCCCCAGTCGATCGACGATCGCATGCTGCATCGCGTTGATGAGGTGAAGGCGATCGGACACGGCGGTCTGGCGTTGGCCAATCTCGAGTCAGCGCTCGTGACGAGTGCCGGGTCGGGCACGGCGTGCGTCGCGGCCACCACGAACAGCGCGCATCATGTGACGGGTACCGGCGTCGGCGGGGGCACGCTCGTCGGACTTGGGCGACTCCTGCTGGGCACCGTCGATCCGCACGAAATCGATGCGCTGGCGCAGCAGGGATCCGATACGACGCACAATCTCACGATTGCCGAAGTGCTGGGCGGCGCGATCGGCAGTCTGCCGCCGGAGACGACCGCCGTGAACTTCGGCCGCGTGGCCCGTCATCCGGTGGAGGCGTCACGCGAAGACACGGCGGCCGCACTGGTGAACATGGTGGGGCAGGTGATCGCGGTGATTGCGATCAACGCGGCGCGGGCGCAGCAGCTGCCGCACGTAGTGATCGTGGGCCACCTGGCGGATCTCAAGAGCATCCGGCGCACGTTCGGCCTCGTCGCCAAGTTCTACGGCGCCACCATTCTCACACCGCAGGCCGGTGGTTCAGCGACAGCGGTGGGTGCGCTGCTGTCCACCGAGCGCATCCTGCGAACGGGCGCGTAA
- a CDS encoding ATP-binding protein, producing the protein MTPPPVGRPLFSPLSIRGRLQLAAILVASVITVLAFLRARERRAAEERRISEQSQQTATIVARSLDGAVRDAETLLNSLRRLVDLSAAPERNDVLLQALYRETPVRYSNIFLVDSLGRSIGAAKLPAAGRAAVALGERAYFQEALRTKRFTVGTPVRTTLYDNTPWFLPFIAPIVDSTSGRVRAMVGAGMLLDSLEAMHVARGLPSGSILSVIDSADRIVLRSRDADAWIGKVFPQEPRPSVTSVPLAWGTFVTSSIDSVERLFGAQTLTQIPWRVYVGIPTEYAFGPSRTQFTQDVLLGLLFSLTVVVLGYWIVARFVSPIESLTRDARAISTGDMARRSTIASDDEVGTLARTFNTMADAIVERNTELAASQEQLRQAHKLEALGSFAGGVAHDFNNYLSSIIGHSEMALADLPVASPVRDDVEGVLASAQRAAELTRQILIFSRQQAMAPQLLDPNDVITGIERMIARLLGESITLTLSLGPQLGVMRADRGQVEQVLMNLAANARDAMPSGGRFQITTSRIELGDHELHTPTLPSGHYIQISASDTGTGISAATRERMFEPFFTTKDRGRGTGLGLALAYGIVQQSGGAIHVASTEGRGTTFHIYFPLATAEPAAINAIKGSESLNGAFNDSDPLIAAAAIAPATVTPGAERILLVEDDDAVASATTRMLARAGYVVARAGDGQAGLDALASATRPYELVITDVVMPGMSGGDLAREISVRYPLVKVLFISGYPDDDELVRDVAEYQLPFLAKPFSTADLLQTVRRLLDAEHRVAGAAR; encoded by the coding sequence GTGACTCCTCCCCCAGTCGGCCGACCGTTGTTCTCACCGCTGAGCATTCGCGGTCGGCTCCAGCTCGCCGCCATTCTGGTGGCTTCGGTAATCACCGTGCTGGCGTTCTTGCGCGCCCGCGAGCGACGCGCCGCCGAAGAGCGTCGGATCAGCGAACAGTCTCAGCAAACAGCCACGATCGTTGCGCGGTCACTCGATGGGGCCGTCCGCGACGCAGAGACGCTGCTGAACAGCCTCCGTCGGCTGGTCGACCTGAGCGCGGCGCCGGAACGGAACGACGTGCTGTTGCAAGCGTTGTATCGCGAGACGCCGGTGCGCTACTCGAACATTTTTCTCGTCGATTCGCTCGGCCGAAGCATCGGGGCCGCCAAGCTGCCCGCCGCGGGCCGTGCTGCCGTAGCGCTCGGCGAGCGCGCCTACTTTCAAGAGGCGCTCCGAACGAAGCGGTTCACTGTGGGTACGCCAGTGCGCACCACGCTCTACGACAACACCCCATGGTTTCTCCCGTTCATTGCGCCGATCGTTGATTCGACGTCTGGACGCGTGCGCGCGATGGTGGGTGCGGGCATGCTCCTCGACTCACTTGAAGCCATGCATGTTGCCCGCGGGCTACCCTCTGGCTCGATTCTCTCCGTGATCGACTCCGCCGACCGCATCGTCCTTCGCTCGCGCGATGCAGATGCCTGGATCGGCAAGGTGTTTCCGCAGGAGCCACGGCCGTCGGTCACGAGTGTGCCACTGGCGTGGGGAACGTTCGTGACCAGCTCCATCGACAGCGTGGAGCGACTCTTCGGGGCGCAGACCCTCACGCAGATCCCATGGCGTGTGTACGTCGGCATCCCGACCGAGTACGCCTTCGGCCCGTCGCGCACGCAATTCACGCAGGATGTCCTGCTCGGCCTGCTCTTCAGCCTCACCGTCGTGGTGCTCGGCTACTGGATCGTCGCGCGCTTCGTGTCGCCGATCGAGTCGCTCACGCGAGATGCGCGGGCCATCTCCACCGGCGACATGGCACGCCGCTCGACCATCGCCAGCGACGACGAAGTCGGCACCCTGGCCCGGACGTTCAACACCATGGCCGACGCGATCGTGGAGCGGAATACGGAGCTCGCGGCATCGCAGGAGCAGCTCCGACAGGCACACAAACTCGAAGCCCTCGGTTCATTCGCCGGTGGCGTCGCCCACGACTTCAACAACTATCTATCGTCGATCATCGGCCACAGCGAGATGGCGCTGGCTGATCTTCCCGTCGCCTCGCCGGTGCGCGATGACGTGGAAGGCGTACTGGCGTCGGCGCAGCGCGCCGCCGAGCTCACGCGGCAGATCCTGATCTTCAGCCGTCAGCAGGCGATGGCGCCGCAGTTGCTCGATCCGAACGACGTCATCACCGGTATCGAGCGCATGATCGCGCGCCTACTCGGTGAGTCCATCACGCTGACGTTGTCGCTCGGGCCACAGCTCGGTGTGATGCGCGCCGATCGTGGACAGGTTGAACAGGTGCTCATGAATCTCGCGGCCAACGCACGCGATGCCATGCCCAGTGGCGGCCGCTTTCAGATCACCACGTCGCGGATCGAACTGGGCGACCACGAACTGCACACGCCGACGCTCCCGTCTGGTCACTACATACAGATCAGTGCATCCGACACGGGAACGGGAATCTCCGCAGCCACCCGTGAGCGGATGTTCGAGCCGTTCTTCACCACGAAAGACCGCGGACGCGGTACCGGACTCGGTCTCGCCCTCGCGTACGGCATCGTGCAGCAGTCGGGCGGTGCGATTCATGTGGCCAGCACCGAAGGCCGCGGGACGACCTTCCACATCTACTTCCCGCTGGCCACTGCCGAGCCGGCTGCGATCAACGCGATCAAGGGGTCAGAGTCGTTGAACGGGGCGTTCAACGACTCTGACCCCTTGATCGCGGCCGCGGCGATCGCGCCCGCCACCGTGACGCCCGGTGCCGAGCGCATTCTGCTCGTCGAAGACGACGATGCCGTCGCGTCGGCCACCACGCGCATGCTCGCCCGCGCCGGCTATGTGGTTGCACGCGCCGGAGACGGACAGGCGGGACTCGATGCACTCGCCAGCGCCACTCGTCCCTACGAACTGGTGATCACCGATGTGGTGATGCCCGGGATGTCCGGTGGCGATCTCGCTCGCGAGATTTCCGTGCGATATCCGCTCGTGAAAGTACTCTTCATCAGCGGTTATCCGGACGACGACGAACTGGTGCGTGACGTCGCCGAGTACCAGCTTCCGTTTCTGGCGAAGCCGTTTTCTACGGCCGACCTATTGCAGACCGTCCGTCGTTTGCTCGATGCGGAGCATCGCGTCGCCGGGGCTGCGCGGTAG